The Aeromonas encheleia genomic sequence CCATGCTGGCGACCCACGCCGATCGCGAGCAGCTGTTCAAGCTGGCGGGCCAGCGCATCGTCACCCTGGCCAAGCGCTGGTATGAGCAGGATGACGAGACAGCCCTGCCGCGCAACATCGCCACCAAGGCGGCGTTCGAGAACGCCATGGCGCTGGACATCGCCATGGGTGGCTCCACCAATACAGTGCTGCACCTGCTGGCGGCGGCGCAGGAGGCCGGGGTGGACTTCACCATGGCCGACATCGACCGCATGTCGCGCAAGGTGCCCCAGCTGTGCAAGGTGGCGCCCTCTACCCAGAAGTACCACATGGAAGACGTGCACCGCGCCGGTGGCGTGGTCGCCATCCTGGGCCAGCTGGAGAAGGCGGGTCTGGTGCACGGCGATACCCGCACCGTACTGGGCGGCTCCCTGGCCGAACTGCTCAACGAATACGACGTCAGCCGCCAGCCGAGCCAGGAGGTGGTGGACTTCTACCGCGCCGGTCCGGCCGGGATCCGCACCACCAAGGCGTTCAGCCAGGATTGCCGCTGGCCCGAGCTGGATGTGGACAGAGCCGAGGGCTGCATCCGCTCGCTGGACAATGCCTACAGCCTGGAGGGCGGCCTGGCCGTGCTCTCCGGCAATCTGGCCCTTGATGGCGCCATCGTCAAAACGGCCGGCGTGGATGACGAGAACCTCTGCTTCCGTGGCCCGGCCCGGGTATTCGAGAGCCAGGACACCGCCGTCGCTGGCATCCTGGACGGTACGGTCAAAGCCGGTGAAGTGGTGGTGATCCGCTACGAAGGGCCCAAGGGCGGTCCCGGCATGCAGGAGATGCTCTATCCCACCACCTATCTCAAGTCCATGGGATTGGGCAAGCAGTGCGCCCTGATCACCGATGGCCGCTTCTCTGGCGGTACCTCGGGTCTCTCCATCGGCCACGTCTCGCCCGAGGCGGCCTCCGGCGGCACCATAGGGTTGGTGGAGGATGGCGACATCATCAACATCAATATTCCGGCTCGCAGCATGGTGCTGGAAGTGGCCGACAGTGTGCTGGCCGCCCGCCGCGTTGCCGCCTCGGCCCGTGGCTGGAAGCCGCTGGACCGTCAGCGTCAGGTCTCCTTTGCCCTGCGCGCCTACGCCATGCTCGCTACCAGTGCCGACAAGGGCGCGGTACGAGATCGCAGCAAGCTGGAGGAGTGATGATGACACTTAAGGCAAATTACCCGTATTCCGTCTGTGCCGTGCCGAGCATGGTGCGCGTTCATTCCGGCAAGGCGGAGGAGTAACCATGGTCTCTGCGGCAGATTATCTACGCAAGGTGTTGCTCTCCCCCGTCTATGAGGCGGCGCGGGTGACCCCCTTGCAGACCCTTAAAAAATTGTCCGAACGGCTCGGCAACCAGGTCTCCCTCAAGCGGGAAGACTTGCAGCCGGTGCACTCCTTCAAGCTGCGCGGTGCCTATCACAAGATCGCGACCTTGAGCGCCGAGCAGAAGGCGAACGGTGTGGTGGCGGCCTCTGCCGGCAACCATGCCCAGGGGGTCGCCCTGTCGGCGGCCAAGCTCGGCATCAAGGCCATCATAGTGATGCCCAAGACCACGCCGGACATCAAGATAGATGCGGTGCGCCGGCTGGGTGGCAACGTCATGCTGTTTGGCAATAGCTTCGACGAGGCCTATGCCGAGAGCCGCCGCCTCTCCGAACTGGAGGGCTACACCCTGATACCGCCGTTTGACGACGTCGAGGTGATCGCGGGCCAGGGTACCATCGGCAAGGAGCTGCTGGAGCAGGATACCCACCTCACCCACGTGTTCGTGCCTGTGGGGGGCGGCGGCCTGGCCGCCGGTGTGGCCGTCTACATCAAGCAGCTGCTGCCGGATGTGAAGGTGATCGGGGTGGAGGCGGAAGGCTCCGCCTGCCTCAAGGCCGCCATGGAAGCCGGCGAGCCGGTCAATCTGGATCGGGTCTCGCTGTTTGCCGACGGTGTGGCGGTCAAGCGCATCGGCACAGAGACGTTTCGTCTGTGCAACCAGTATCTGGACGAGGTGGTGACCGTCTCCAACGACCAGATCTGCGCCGCGCTGAAAGATATCTTCGACGACTGCCGCGCCATCGCCGAACCCTCTGGCGCCCTGTCGCTGGCGGGGCTCAAGGCCTACAGCGAGCGTGAGCAGGTCAAGGGCGGCCGGATGGCGGCCATTCTGTCCGGTGCCAACGTCAACTTCCACAGCCTGCGCTACGTGTCGGAGCGCTGCGAGATAGGCGAGAAGCGCGAGGGCATGCTGGCGGTGACCATACCCGAGCGCAAGGGGGCCTTCCTCGACTTCTGCCGCCAGCTCGGCCCGCGCATGGTGACCGAGTTCAACTACCGCTACGCGGATGCGGCCCAGGCCTCCCTGTTCGTCTCGGTGCGCCTCACCGGCGGCGACGAGGAGTTGACCCAGATCCAGCATCAGCTGGAGGGAAATGGCTACCCTGTGGTCAACATGACCGAGAGCGAGCTGGCCAAGAACCACGTGCGCTACATGATTGGCGGCCGCCCGGCCCGGCCCCTCGGTGAACGGCTCTACAGCTTCAAGTTCCCGGAGCAGCCGGGCGCCCTGATGCGCTTCCTGGAGACCCTGGGCTGTCGCTGGAACATCAGCCTGTTCCACTACCGCAACCACGGTGCCGACTATGGTCGGGTGCTCTGTGCCTTCGAGCTGCCGGATGAAGACGTGGCCGCCTTCCACGACTACCTGCACGAGATTGGCTACGGCTGGAAGGAGGTGAGCGACGATCCCGCCTACCGGCTGTTCCTGGCCAGCTAGGGAGGATGGCCACCGGCCTCTGCCCAGACCCGAAACCGGAGAGCCCAGCTCTCCGGTTTTTTTTGAGGGGCAGGGGGTGCAGGGGAGAACATCTGTCGATAATGTCGCCAATATCACACTCCTGAGTCCCTGGTCGTTTGAGGCTTGCAACAGATGGGATAACCTGAGTAAGGGGCTAGGTTCAGGGCCCCGTCAGGGAAGAGAGGCGCATCCGGCGTCATAACAATTCATTGCAGGGGCTCATCCATGAACAAATCTACGCTCGCCGTCCTGATCGGCGGTCTGATGGCTACGGGGGCGCTGCAGGCCGCGCCGCAAGACAACACCTGGTATGCCGGTGGCAAGGCCGGTTGGTCCAATTTTTACGGGGTGGATTACGACGATCAGGTCAAGGAGGTGCTCGATACCTTCGATCCCGGCCAGGATCACAGCGATCTCGGCCTTGGCGCCTTCGTGGGCTATCAGGTCAACAGGAATGTGGCCGTCGAGCTGGGGTATGACTGGCTCGGCAAGTATCAGGTCGATCAGCGCTTCAGCAGCAACGGGGTCGAGGCGGGACTGGATGGGGAGGCCAAGGCGCAGATGATCCAGGCCACCATGAAGATCGGCTTCCCGGCGACCGAGACCCTGGACATCTATGGCCGGCTGGGGGGCGCCTATGCCTGGACCGATAGCTCCATCAGCGCCTGGGCCAACGATGGCACCAGCAACCTCACCGAGTCGGGTGGCGGCAAGTATCACGGCGCCGCCTTCGTCGGCGCACTCGGTCTGGAATATGCCATCGACAAGGATTGGTCCGCCCGCCTCGAATACCAGTACACCACTCCGCTCGGCAAGACCTCGCTCGATGAGTCCGGCATAGAGCTGGACAACGGCCTGCTGGCGGTCGGCATGGTCTATCACTTCAACCAGATCGGCGACGAACCCGTGGCCCCGACCCCACCCCCCGCCGCTGTCGTGGCGCCCGTGCTGGTCGAGAAGCAGTTCAGCCTGAACTCGGACGTATTGTTCGAGTTCAACAAGGCGACCCTGAGACCCGAGGCGAGCCAGGCGCTGGATAGCCTGTTCGCCCAGATAGTGGCCGCCAACCCGAAAGACGGGGTCGCGACCGTGATCGGTCATACCGACAGGCAGGGGTCCGACGCCTA encodes the following:
- the ilvD gene encoding dihydroxy-acid dehydratase; protein product: MPKLRSATTTHGRNMAGARALWRATGMTDQDFGKPIIAVVNSFTQFVPGHVHLKDLGQLVAREIEAAGGVAKEFNTIAVDDGIAMGHGGMLYSLPSRELIADSVEYMVNAHCADAMVCISNCDKITPGMLMAALRINIPVIFVSGGPMEAGKTKLSDQIIKLDLVDAMIQGADPKVSDAQSDQIERSACPTCGSCSGMFTANSMNCLTEALGLSQPGNGSMLATHADREQLFKLAGQRIVTLAKRWYEQDDETALPRNIATKAAFENAMALDIAMGGSTNTVLHLLAAAQEAGVDFTMADIDRMSRKVPQLCKVAPSTQKYHMEDVHRAGGVVAILGQLEKAGLVHGDTRTVLGGSLAELLNEYDVSRQPSQEVVDFYRAGPAGIRTTKAFSQDCRWPELDVDRAEGCIRSLDNAYSLEGGLAVLSGNLALDGAIVKTAGVDDENLCFRGPARVFESQDTAVAGILDGTVKAGEVVVIRYEGPKGGPGMQEMLYPTTYLKSMGLGKQCALITDGRFSGGTSGLSIGHVSPEAASGGTIGLVEDGDIININIPARSMVLEVADSVLAARRVAASARGWKPLDRQRQVSFALRAYAMLATSADKGAVRDRSKLEE
- the ilvA gene encoding threonine ammonia-lyase, biosynthetic, yielding MVSAADYLRKVLLSPVYEAARVTPLQTLKKLSERLGNQVSLKREDLQPVHSFKLRGAYHKIATLSAEQKANGVVAASAGNHAQGVALSAAKLGIKAIIVMPKTTPDIKIDAVRRLGGNVMLFGNSFDEAYAESRRLSELEGYTLIPPFDDVEVIAGQGTIGKELLEQDTHLTHVFVPVGGGGLAAGVAVYIKQLLPDVKVIGVEAEGSACLKAAMEAGEPVNLDRVSLFADGVAVKRIGTETFRLCNQYLDEVVTVSNDQICAALKDIFDDCRAIAEPSGALSLAGLKAYSEREQVKGGRMAAILSGANVNFHSLRYVSERCEIGEKREGMLAVTIPERKGAFLDFCRQLGPRMVTEFNYRYADAAQASLFVSVRLTGGDEELTQIQHQLEGNGYPVVNMTESELAKNHVRYMIGGRPARPLGERLYSFKFPEQPGALMRFLETLGCRWNISLFHYRNHGADYGRVLCAFELPDEDVAAFHDYLHEIGYGWKEVSDDPAYRLFLAS
- the ompA gene encoding porin OmpA, whose product is MNKSTLAVLIGGLMATGALQAAPQDNTWYAGGKAGWSNFYGVDYDDQVKEVLDTFDPGQDHSDLGLGAFVGYQVNRNVAVELGYDWLGKYQVDQRFSSNGVEAGLDGEAKAQMIQATMKIGFPATETLDIYGRLGGAYAWTDSSISAWANDGTSNLTESGGGKYHGAAFVGALGLEYAIDKDWSARLEYQYTTPLGKTSLDESGIELDNGLLAVGMVYHFNQIGDEPVAPTPPPAAVVAPVLVEKQFSLNSDVLFEFNKATLRPEASQALDSLFAQIVAANPKDGVATVIGHTDRQGSDAYNQSLSEQRARSVADYLVAKGLFADKVRAEGRGESSPVTGGSCGEQSRQALIACLAPDRRVEVRLEGVSQPAQ